Proteins encoded by one window of Hylaeus volcanicus isolate JK05 chromosome 7, UHH_iyHylVolc1.0_haploid, whole genome shotgun sequence:
- the LOC128879742 gene encoding uncharacterized protein LOC128879742 isoform X1 produces the protein MEGSGTGISRLDCYEDMFKEITRKLYGEDPDHRTSSVQNEFETSVSYKNDDDTGNGTDGSDDGNWTCEEEPLKGTDGSRIAAYHPGKATWRCYECGDVLGGGTRDVAEHFMELHSSRILADDSRNRLHSPHKDYLQSDLKIEDVISYLERLRERAERVAPPSRRTQETQTVPAALLPVTSTFLLQELPSSPAPQHLHQNTTTIPTSATVSVSVKRYTCPYCPYGTDRRDLYTRHENIHREEKPFHCYICYKPFNRADHVKKHFLRMHREHGYELSRIRRPAGSSAPKPLKQEPNAGITGNGNANSQQQQQQQQQQQQQQQQQQQPQQQQQQQQQHTNYSSGFNNNKSYQLQPNPGNGTTASAAGIYQATSMPVPSIMQPEATNCTTGRRVQNGGCNSKSHLKGGSKGAQERRYTCCYCSWSGVDNWCLKRHLNTHLKPFACTLCEYKAARAERLATHVLKVHNRRQCSRCSFLGEDAAQLQMHQLHVHRVSSANSPAAATTQAAPPPNNRHQQPLHPAGGGRPPPGPPVFPAPAPAIAPATTVIPPTTILGHEMVNSPATAATMAYPTLEEERRSSGIRRDHDDGHDHCHDHDHDSVIDDLENARHVECRQGQSADRVVQSRSGRGCSAGSLASTPTMLNRDFTYSYRAVLQEDRSAVEWECPWALDGQRKPNERRSRKQSLPRKVTWNQEFEEDDLTGLEASEQDKGQEDATKLGNETIRMNELRERCRRRLASRTVLKCRMCPVDSLARGSICRPYHTRASLALHKFWKHGTSNRFPKSCQSKLHMRPVSHVSSITLKATVFTSPDYGYHR, from the exons ATGGAAGGCAGCGGCACGGGAATTAGCAGGCTGGACTGCTACGAGGATATGTTCAAGGAAATAACCAGGAAACTGTACGGAGAAGATCCTGATCATAGAA CATCCAGCGTGCAGAACGAGTTCGAAACATCCGTATCGTACAAGAACGACGACGATACCGGAAATGGAACCGATGGGAGCGACGATGGAAACTGGACGTGCGAAGAGGAGCCGCTTAAAGGAACCGATGGTAGCCGTATCGCGGCTTATCATCCTGGGAAAGCTACGTGGAGGTGTTACGAATGCG GTGACGTGTTGGGCGGTGGAACACGTGACGTGGCCGAGCATTTTATGGAGCTTCATTCCTCGAGGATCCTCGCCGATGACAGTAGGAACAGGCTGCACTCGCCTCACAAAGATTACCTACAGTCCGATTTGAAAATCGAGGACGTGATTTCCTACCTGGAGAGGTTACGTGAGCGCGCCGAGCGCGTCGCACCGCCCTCCAGACGGACGCAGGAAACGCAAACGGTACCCGCCGCTTTATTGCCGGTCACGTCGACCTTTCTGCTGCAGGAATTACCGTCCTCTCCTGCGCCGCAACATCTGCATCAG AACACGACGACAATACCAACGTCGGCCACCGTGTCCGTTAGCGTGAAACGTTACACCTGTCCGTACTGCCCCTATGGTACCGATCGTCGCGATCTGTACACGCGCCACGAGAACATTCACCGCGAGGAAAAGCCGTTTCACTGTTACATTTGCTACAAGCCGTTTAATCGCGCCGATCACGTGAAGAAACACTTTCTCAGGATGCATCGCGAGCATGGCTACGAGCTGTCCAGGATACGCAGACCCGCAGGATCCAGCGCACCCAAGCCTCTCAAGCAGGAGCCAAACGCAGGAATAACTGGAAATGGGAACGCTAATAGtcagcaacaacaacagcagcagcagcaacaacaacagcagcagcagcaacaacagcaaccgcagcagcagcagcagcagcaacaacagcacACCAACTATTCGTCTGGATTTAACAATAACAAGAGTTACCAATTGCAGCCGAATCCTGGTAACGGAACCACAGCTAGCGCAGCTGGAATCTACCAGGCGACATCCATGCCTGTGCCCAGCATCATGCAACCGGAAGCGACCAATTGTACTACAGGAAGGAGGGTGCAGAACGGAGGGTGTAATAGCAAGAGTCACCTCAAGGGTGGCTCTAAAGGAGCTCAGGAGCGAAG GTATACTTGCTGCTACTGTTCCTGGAGCGGCGTAGACAATTGGTGCCTGAAACGACACCTCAACACTCATTTGAAACCCTTCGCGTGTACCCTCTGCGAGTACAAAGCTGCACGCGCCGAGCGTCTCGCGACGCACGTGCTAAAAGTGCACAACAGGCGGCAATGTTCGAGGTGCTCGTTTCTCGGCGAAGACGCAGCTCAGCTGCAGATGCATCAGCTGCACGTGCATCGTGTCAGCAGCGCGAACTCACCTGCAGCAGCCACGACACAGGCTGCACCGCCACCTAATAACCGCCATCAGCAACCCTTGCA CCCCGCGGGAGGAGGCAGACCACCACCTGGTCCGCCAGTTTTTCCAGCACCAGCTCCAGCGATCGCACCTGCTACCACTGTGATACCGCCTACTACGATACTCGG CCACGAGATGGTAAACTCCCCTGCAACTGCAGCGACAATGGCGTACCCAACATTGGAAGAGGAGAGGCGGTCGAGCGGTATACGCCGTGATCACGACGACGGCCACGACCATTGCCACGACCACGACCACGACAGCGTCATCGACGACCTCGAGAATGCTCGTCACGTCGAGTGTCGCCAGGGCCAGTCCGCCGACCGCGTCGTCCAATCGCGTAGCGGTCGCGGTTGCAGCGCTGGATCACTGGCATCTACCCCTACCATGCTTAATCGTGATTTTACGTACAGCTATCGTGCCGTGCTCCAAGAAGACCGGTCCGCTGTCGAGTGGGAGTGTCCTTGGGCCTTGGACGGTCAGAGGAAACCCAACGAGAGGCGATCGAGGAAGCAAAGCTTGCCGAGAAAGGTGACGTGGAACCAAGAGTTCGAGGAGGACGACCTGACCGGTTTAGAGGCTAGCGAACAGGACAAAGGACAAGAGGACGCGACCAAACTCGGAAACGAGACGATTAGAATGAACGAGCTCAGGGAGAGGTGTCGACGTAGACTGGCCTCTCGAACGGTGCTCAAGTGTCGAATGTGTCCCGTGGATTCTCTGGCCAGAGGATCCATTTGTCGACCCTATCACACCAGAGCCTCCCTCGCGCTTCATAAATTCTGGAAACACGGTACAAGCAACAGATTCCCGAAGAGTTGCCAGTCCAAGTTACACATGCGTCCTGTGTCACACGTCTCCTCTATCACGCTCAAGGCTACCGTGTTCACCAGCCCCGACTATGGTTATCATAGATAA
- the LOC128879742 gene encoding zinc finger protein 888-like isoform X2, producing the protein MEGSGTGISRLDCYEDMFKEITRKLYGEDPDHRTSSVQNEFETSVSYKNDDDTGNGTDGSDDGNWTCEEEPLKGTDGSRIAAYHPGKATWRCYECGDVLGGGTRDVAEHFMELHSSRILADDSRNRLHSPHKDYLQSDLKIEDVISYLERLRERAERVAPPSRRTQETQTVPAALLPVTSTFLLQELPSSPAPQHLHQNTTTIPTSATVSVSVKRYTCPYCPYGTDRRDLYTRHENIHREEKPFHCYICYKPFNRADHVKKHFLRMHREHGYELSRIRRPAGSSAPKPLKQEPNAGITGNGNANSQQQQQQQQQQQQQQQQQQQPQQQQQQQQQHTNYSSGFNNNKSYQLQPNPGNGTTASAAGIYQATSMPVPSIMQPEATNCTTGRRVQNGGCNSKSHLKGGSKGAQERRYTCCYCSWSGVDNWCLKRHLNTHLKPFACTLCEYKAARAERLATHVLKVHNRRQCSRCSFLGEDAAQLQMHQLHVHRVSSANSPAAATTQAAPPPNNRHQQPLHPAGGGRPPPGPPVFPAPAPAIAPATTVIPPTTILGYRAVLQEDRSAVEWECPWALDGQRKPNERRSRKQSLPRKVTWNQEFEEDDLTGLEASEQDKGQEDATKLGNETIRMNELRERCRRRLASRTVLKCRMCPVDSLARGSICRPYHTRASLALHKFWKHGTSNRFPKSCQSKLHMRPVSHVSSITLKATVFTSPDYGYHR; encoded by the exons ATGGAAGGCAGCGGCACGGGAATTAGCAGGCTGGACTGCTACGAGGATATGTTCAAGGAAATAACCAGGAAACTGTACGGAGAAGATCCTGATCATAGAA CATCCAGCGTGCAGAACGAGTTCGAAACATCCGTATCGTACAAGAACGACGACGATACCGGAAATGGAACCGATGGGAGCGACGATGGAAACTGGACGTGCGAAGAGGAGCCGCTTAAAGGAACCGATGGTAGCCGTATCGCGGCTTATCATCCTGGGAAAGCTACGTGGAGGTGTTACGAATGCG GTGACGTGTTGGGCGGTGGAACACGTGACGTGGCCGAGCATTTTATGGAGCTTCATTCCTCGAGGATCCTCGCCGATGACAGTAGGAACAGGCTGCACTCGCCTCACAAAGATTACCTACAGTCCGATTTGAAAATCGAGGACGTGATTTCCTACCTGGAGAGGTTACGTGAGCGCGCCGAGCGCGTCGCACCGCCCTCCAGACGGACGCAGGAAACGCAAACGGTACCCGCCGCTTTATTGCCGGTCACGTCGACCTTTCTGCTGCAGGAATTACCGTCCTCTCCTGCGCCGCAACATCTGCATCAG AACACGACGACAATACCAACGTCGGCCACCGTGTCCGTTAGCGTGAAACGTTACACCTGTCCGTACTGCCCCTATGGTACCGATCGTCGCGATCTGTACACGCGCCACGAGAACATTCACCGCGAGGAAAAGCCGTTTCACTGTTACATTTGCTACAAGCCGTTTAATCGCGCCGATCACGTGAAGAAACACTTTCTCAGGATGCATCGCGAGCATGGCTACGAGCTGTCCAGGATACGCAGACCCGCAGGATCCAGCGCACCCAAGCCTCTCAAGCAGGAGCCAAACGCAGGAATAACTGGAAATGGGAACGCTAATAGtcagcaacaacaacagcagcagcagcaacaacaacagcagcagcagcaacaacagcaaccgcagcagcagcagcagcagcaacaacagcacACCAACTATTCGTCTGGATTTAACAATAACAAGAGTTACCAATTGCAGCCGAATCCTGGTAACGGAACCACAGCTAGCGCAGCTGGAATCTACCAGGCGACATCCATGCCTGTGCCCAGCATCATGCAACCGGAAGCGACCAATTGTACTACAGGAAGGAGGGTGCAGAACGGAGGGTGTAATAGCAAGAGTCACCTCAAGGGTGGCTCTAAAGGAGCTCAGGAGCGAAG GTATACTTGCTGCTACTGTTCCTGGAGCGGCGTAGACAATTGGTGCCTGAAACGACACCTCAACACTCATTTGAAACCCTTCGCGTGTACCCTCTGCGAGTACAAAGCTGCACGCGCCGAGCGTCTCGCGACGCACGTGCTAAAAGTGCACAACAGGCGGCAATGTTCGAGGTGCTCGTTTCTCGGCGAAGACGCAGCTCAGCTGCAGATGCATCAGCTGCACGTGCATCGTGTCAGCAGCGCGAACTCACCTGCAGCAGCCACGACACAGGCTGCACCGCCACCTAATAACCGCCATCAGCAACCCTTGCA CCCCGCGGGAGGAGGCAGACCACCACCTGGTCCGCCAGTTTTTCCAGCACCAGCTCCAGCGATCGCACCTGCTACCACTGTGATACCGCCTACTACGATACTCGG CTATCGTGCCGTGCTCCAAGAAGACCGGTCCGCTGTCGAGTGGGAGTGTCCTTGGGCCTTGGACGGTCAGAGGAAACCCAACGAGAGGCGATCGAGGAAGCAAAGCTTGCCGAGAAAGGTGACGTGGAACCAAGAGTTCGAGGAGGACGACCTGACCGGTTTAGAGGCTAGCGAACAGGACAAAGGACAAGAGGACGCGACCAAACTCGGAAACGAGACGATTAGAATGAACGAGCTCAGGGAGAGGTGTCGACGTAGACTGGCCTCTCGAACGGTGCTCAAGTGTCGAATGTGTCCCGTGGATTCTCTGGCCAGAGGATCCATTTGTCGACCCTATCACACCAGAGCCTCCCTCGCGCTTCATAAATTCTGGAAACACGGTACAAGCAACAGATTCCCGAAGAGTTGCCAGTCCAAGTTACACATGCGTCCTGTGTCACACGTCTCCTCTATCACGCTCAAGGCTACCGTGTTCACCAGCCCCGACTATGGTTATCATAGATAA